Proteins from a single region of Scleropages formosus chromosome 24, fSclFor1.1, whole genome shotgun sequence:
- the LOC108939657 gene encoding dual specificity phosphatase DUPD1-like isoform X1 — translation MASYCLTTSRKTVREEVPSDSDDDYVTPGGYELEKMLCRPPSVSYARVNEVWPNVYIGDEQTARNRHSLTRMGVTHVLNAAEGTRNSVDTGPDYYGGMNIQYYGVEAEDVPTFNLSHFFYPAAQFIDDALGRPESTFKGQMLKPLNQVQILHETGCFNESTSSKCRMYSMARGTFYSSQQAPGALRHGEKPVSDALPGLPDDSREHDPGGRHRTRQAAQTHPAQLGVPETTPATGRAAPRTSGELGQRRQRR, via the exons ATGGCTTCTTATTGCTTAACGACCTCGCGAAAGACTGTGCGCGAGGAGGTGCCGAGCGATTCGGACGATGACTACGTCACACCAGGGGGATACGAGTTGGAGAAGATGCTCTGTCGCCCTCCCAGCGTTTCATACGCCCGTGTCAATGAGGTCTGGCCCAACGTCTACATTGGCGATGA ACAGACGGCACGGAATCGCCACAGCCTGACGCGCATGGGCGTGACGCACGTCCTAAATGCTGCCGAAGGAACGCGCAACAGCGTGGACACGGGCCCCGACTACTACGGCGGCATGAACATCCAATACTACGGAGTGGAAGCAGAGGACGTTCCCACCTTCAATCTCAGCCACTTCTTCTATCCTGCTGCCCAGTTTATCGACGATGCCCTCGGCAGACCTGAGAGTACGTTTAAAGGACAGATGTTAAAGCCGCTTAATCAAGTCCAAATCCTACATGAAACGGGTTGTTTTAATGAATCTACCTCATCAAAATGTCGAATGTATTCCATGGCGAGAGGCACATTTTACAGTAGCCA ACAAGCTCCTGGTGCACTGCGTCATGGGGAGAAGCCGGTCAGTGACGCTCTTCCTGGCCTACCTGATGATTCACGAGAACATGACCCTGGTGGACGCCATCGAACACGTCAAGCAGCGCAGACGCATCCTGCCCAATTGGGGGTTCCTGAAACAACTCCGGCAACTGGACGTGCAGCTCCGAGGACGAGCGGAGAACTCGGACAACGAAGGCAAAGGCGATGA
- the LOC108939657 gene encoding dual specificity phosphatase DUPD1-like isoform X2 encodes MASYCLTTSRKTVREEVPSDSDDDYVTPGGYELEKMLCRPPSVSYARVNEVWPNVYIGDEQTARNRHSLTRMGVTHVLNAAEGTRNSVDTGPDYYGGMNIQYYGVEAEDVPTFNLSHFFYPAAQFIDDALGRPENKLLVHCVMGRSRSVTLFLAYLMIHENMTLVDAIEHVKQRRRILPNWGFLKQLRQLDVQLRGRAENSDNEGKGDEGDDAKSEEGEEDDQDVK; translated from the exons ATGGCTTCTTATTGCTTAACGACCTCGCGAAAGACTGTGCGCGAGGAGGTGCCGAGCGATTCGGACGATGACTACGTCACACCAGGGGGATACGAGTTGGAGAAGATGCTCTGTCGCCCTCCCAGCGTTTCATACGCCCGTGTCAATGAGGTCTGGCCCAACGTCTACATTGGCGATGA ACAGACGGCACGGAATCGCCACAGCCTGACGCGCATGGGCGTGACGCACGTCCTAAATGCTGCCGAAGGAACGCGCAACAGCGTGGACACGGGCCCCGACTACTACGGCGGCATGAACATCCAATACTACGGAGTGGAAGCAGAGGACGTTCCCACCTTCAATCTCAGCCACTTCTTCTATCCTGCTGCCCAGTTTATCGACGATGCCCTCGGCAGACCTGAGA ACAAGCTCCTGGTGCACTGCGTCATGGGGAGAAGCCGGTCAGTGACGCTCTTCCTGGCCTACCTGATGATTCACGAGAACATGACCCTGGTGGACGCCATCGAACACGTCAAGCAGCGCAGACGCATCCTGCCCAATTGGGGGTTCCTGAAACAACTCCGGCAACTGGACGTGCAGCTCCGAGGACGAGCGGAGAACTCGGACAACGAAGGCAAAGGCGATGAAGGTGATGACGCAAAGAGTGAAGAAGGGGAAGAGGATGACCAGGATGTCAAATAA
- the kat6b gene encoding histone acetyltransferase KAT6B isoform X2, which produces MLFCDSCDRGFHMECCDPPLSRMPKGMWICQVCRPKEKRKRLLHKRAAQIKRRYAKPLGRPKNKPKQCTMSVSSGRGSMIALAGRGSPGRGQKITMCTARSSGHAASVTDARNRELAVSDPCWADDTTTKFTTSTPTPTPTTTPTCFRSASTSPKLTVNKKTKGLIDGLSKFFTPSPVGRRPRGEALGPQRPARKRGPRRPSRTPRSHAATAGTAPKLSAPLCAPLAATPLPGHSPASQKSSGSASAHSPQSSSSQSSAPSFSSLSNNSQLKGLFDGLSHIYATQGHSRKKGLPSYAPPKRARRKPDLSSTPKSCPQLHGKKDVKGRLAPHPAAPSGWGMPRGRPFKAVGHFRRTSFLRKHRMLGRLTHKVPPQKGTPRPGKGSVRDGRNKPERNHDNESIQKVKQETSESSVAVSKQHVSQEDVEIFRKVQELSMQKTGCANSAGSARYPALIDFGKYEIQTWYSSPYPPEYSRLRKLYICEFCLKYMRSKNILQRHSKKCGWFHPPANEIYRKNDLSVFEVDGNISKIFCQNLCLLAKLFLDHKTLYYDVEPFLFYILTKNDEKGCHLVGYFSKEKLCQQKYNVSCIMIMPQYQRQGFGRFLIDFSYLLSRLEGQAGSPEKPLSDLGRLSYSAYWKSVVLEYLYNHPDKHVSIKGISRTTGMCPHDIASTLQQLNMIDRRDGRFVIMRRDKVLQKHVERLKANPRRYEADPDCLRWSPVTTFTAVLSEEERDAEMDVELMEHTSCWEKEERERYSPTRTSRPPPPAKTRCKNSRRESPDRFAGAAEGPVRESEEYSEEDEDSDGLPPILTKAQAVLGAKRKRPVLRRKRGRKRRRINSSVTTETISETTEVLNEPFENSEDERPMPLLERTGREGETEEEEEQEEPELVKRVDSRRWSRLRPGTDEKDNRKYQRGDAEEVGGKAVRKDDNPRPAKRKKGWPKGVKRGPPKWRLKRERKMGIKLNLYTPPETPMEADHQIPTEDPTENQEEAPAITEEDGEVAKDAEPLDAEPDETLCGSQGPRLSTPKKQDELADKPPVCHPQDPLSQEGPDSMAAEQDEARCVREERECCAGTDELEEDEEEEPVPLEDHDADDEDDGHVDSTELEKESKVQEPLKEQADHTEPFLDSKKLACEEQSRADLSPSCDRELPPPAGQDIREDAGNSECAADSESDEDHGDGLEQKESRPLSPDVRESPSFCPEVDTETVQAVQSLTQEAEQHDQESHDQESHFQDCVETQEACRSLQRYAHIDQSPQMAPLDDCQQSNHSSPMSSVHSHPSQSVRSVSSPAVSVLESGYAQISPEQSAISMPSLQNMETSPMMDVPSVSDHSQQLVDSGFSDLGSIESTTENYENPSSYDSTLGGSICGTNSSQSSCSYSNISSSGLSQSSCAVTQQMAGINGSCSMIQQNSMSSPQSCRVKSPQGCIVERPPSSSQHSQHSQHSQHSQHSQHSQQQLPQCAMPTTFSSPMQLAEISDAGNPNLGIYERMSQGDYGGRHYPQSSATFSLAKLQQLTNTLMEHPLPFGHSSSPITSYANNGTLSSQLGNPGLVSLSQSPHAVPGGHQAQATMTPPPNLTPPPMMLQRNMASSNMGIPSSQRLQTQMAAKSHIAMRSKSVPLSHHQQQMYGRPPQAVPMQAPARTLAMPRMNMGVNLMPAPTYNVNSMNMNMAPLNAMNGYRMTQPMMNSSYHSNHAYMNQSPQYSMQMGMMGTQPYAQQPMQAPPHGNMMYTPASHHGYMNAGMSKQSLNGSFMRR; this is translated from the exons ATGCTGTTCTGCGATTCGTGTGATCGGGGATTCCATATGGAGTGTTGCGACCCACCGCTTTCAAGAATGCCAAAAG GAATGTGGATCTGCCAAGTCTGTAGGccaaaggaaaagagaaaacgATTGCTGCATAAGagagctgcccagatcaaacgTCGATATGCAAAACCGTTGGGAAGACCCAAAAATAAGCCCAAACAGTGTACCAT GTCTGTAAGCAGTGGAAGAGGTTCCATGATAGCACTGGCTGGAAGGGGGTCGCCTGGTAGGGGTCAAAAGATTACCATGTGTACCGCACGTTCATCTGGTCATGCCGCATCTGTGACGGACGCAAGAAACAGGGAGCTGGCCGTTTCAGACCCCTGTTGGGCTGACGACACCACCACCAAATTCACCACctccactcccacccccacccccaccaccacccccacgTGTTTCAGGTCCGCATCCACCTCCCCCAAACTCACCGTTAACAAGAAAACCAAAGGTCTTATCGACGGGCTCTCGAAATTTTTCACGCCGTCACCGGTGGGCCGAAGGCCGCGAGGCGAAGCATTAGGCCCCCAGCGTCCTGCGAGGAAGCGGGGCCCCCGGAGACCCTCGCGCACCCCTCGTTCCCACGCGGCGACCGCGGGCACAGCTCCGAAGCTGTCCGCCCCCCTCTGCGCACCTCTGGCCGCTACGCCGTTACCTGGACACAGCCCCGCTTCGCAGAAATCCAGCGGCTCTGCCTCGGCCCACTCCCCGCAGAGCTCTTCCAGCCAGTCTAGCGCGCCCTCCTTTAGCAGCCTCTCCAATAACAGCCAGCTTAAGGGACTTTTCGATGGACTCTCTCACATCTATGCCACTCAGGGACACTCTCGGAAAAAGGGACTCCCTAGCTACGCGCCGCCCAAGCGTGCGCGCCGTAAGCCGGATTTGTCTTCCACGCCTAAATCCTGTCCCCAGCTCCATGGGAAGAAAGACGTTAAGGGTAGGCTGGCGCCCCACCCTGCCGCCCCCTCGGGGTGGGGCATGCCAAGAGGACGCCCGTTTAAGGCGGTTGGCCATTTCAGACGAACGTCCTTCCTCAGAAAGCACAGGATGCTAGGCAGGTTAACGCATAAAGTGCCCCCTCAGAAGGGCACCCCCCGGCCGGGGAAAGGGAGCGTGCGGGATGGAAGAAATAAACCTGAGCGCAATCATG ACAACGAAAGCATCCAAAAGGTAAAGCAGGAGACGTCGGAATCGAGCGTGGCTGTTTCGAAGCAGCACGTCTCACAAGAGGATGTGGAGATCTTCAGGAAAGTGCAGGAGCTCTCGATGCAG AAAACCGGTTGCGCAAACAGTGCGGGTTCCGCCCGCTACCCTGCGCTCATTGACTTCGGAAAATACGAAATACAGACCTGGTACTCGTCGCCGTATCCGCCCGAATATTCAAG ATTACGAAAGCTTTACATTTGTGAGTTCTGCCTCAAGTATATGAGAAGCAAGAATATTCTCCAGCGACATTCGAAGAAGTGTGGATGGTTTCACCCACCTGCAAATGAAATATATCGAAAGAATGACTTATCTGTTTTCGAG GTTGATGGAAATATAAGCAAAATATTCTGCCAAAACCTCTGCTTGTTGGCCAAACTCTTTCTGGACCACAAGACGCTCTACTATGACGTTGAGCCTTTCCTTTTCTACATACTGACAAAAAACGATGAGAAGGGATGTCATCTTGTAGGATACTTCTCCAAG gAGAAGCTGTGCCAGCAGAAGTACAACGTCTCCTGCATAATGATCATGCCTCAGTACCAGCGGCAGGGCTTTGGCAGGTTCCTCATTGACTTCA GTTACCTACTGTCGAGGCTGGAAGGACAAGCCGGCTCCCCCGAGAAGCCCCTGTCGGATCTGGGCCGCTTATCCTACTCGGCATATTGGAAAAGTGTCGTACTGGAGTACCTTTATAACCACCCAGATAAACACGTCAGTATTAAGGGAATAAGCAGGACTACTGGGATGTGTCCGCACGACATTGCCTCAACTCTGCAGCAGCTCAATATGATTGACAGGCGGGATGGCAG GTTTGTGATAATGAGGAGGGACAAGGTGCTGCAAAAGCACGTGGAGAGGCTGAAGGCAAACCCCCGACGGTACGAGGCCGACCCCGATTGTCTCCGGTGGTCTCCCGTCACAACCTTCACCGCGGTGCTCTCCGAGGAGGAGCGCGACGCCGAGATGGAC GTTGAACTGATGGAACACACCAGCTGCTGGGAGAAGGAAGAGCGAGAGCGTTACTCGCCAACGCGCACCAGCCGGCCGCCGCCGCCCGCAAAGACGCGGTGCAAGAACTCGCGTCGGGAGTCTCCAGACCGCTTCGCGGGTGCGGCCGAGGGACCCGTCCGGGAGAGCGAGGAGTACAGCGAGGAAGATGAGGACTCGGACGGTTTGCCTCCCATCCTCACGAAAGCCCAGGCTGTTCTCGGCGCCAAGAGGAAg AGACCTGTCCTTCGACGCAAGAGGGGACGCAAGAGGAGGCGGATCAACAGCAGCGTCACTACAGAAACCATCTCCGAAACCACCGAGGTGCTCAACGAGCCGTTTGAGAACTCGGAGGATGAGAGGCCCATGCCCCTCTTAGAGCGCACgggcagagagggagagaccgaggaagaggaagagcaggaggagccCGAGCTGGTCAAGAGAGTCGATTCGCGGCGCTGGAGCCGACTGAGACCTGGGACAGACGAGAAAGACAATCGGAAATACCAAAGGGGGGATGCAGAGGAAGTTGGCGGCAAAG CTGTAAGAAAAGATGACAATCCTCGGCCTGCGAAGCGCAAAAAAGGCTGGCCCAAAGGGGTGAAAAGGGGTCCACCAAAATGGAGGCTCAAGAGGGAGAGGAAGATGGGCATTAAACTGAATCTTTACACTCCTCCTGAAACGCCCATGGAGGCTGATCACCAGATTCCCACTGAAGATCCAACAGAGAATCAGGAGGAAGCTCCTGCCATCACCGAGGAGGACGGCGAGGTTGCGAAAGACGCGGAGCCTCTGGACGCAGAACCAGACGAAACGTTGTGCGGGTCCCAGGGTCCGAGGCTGTCGACGCCCAAGAAGCAGGATGAGCTTGCCGACAAACCACCGGTTTGCCATCCGCAAGACCCTTTGAGCCAGGAGGGGCCGGACTCGATGGCCGCCGAACAGGATGAAGCCAGATGTGTGAGAGAAGAGCGGGAGTGTTGTGCAGGAACGGACGAgcttgaggaagatgaggaggaggagccggTGCCTTTGGAGGACCACGATGCTGACGATGAAGACGACGGTCACGTCGATTCCACCGAGCTGGAGAAAGAGAGCAAAGTTCAGGAACCCTTGAAAGAGCAGGCGGACCATACCGAACCTTTTTTAGATTCAAAGAAACTAGCCTGCGAGGAACAAAGTCGGGCGGATCTGTCGCCGAGCTGCGACCGAGAGCTCCCCCCGCCTGCCGGGCAGGACATTCGTGAGGATGCGGGCAACTCGGAGTGTGCTGCCGACTCGGAGTCCGACGAAGACCACGGTGACGGACTAGAGCAGAAGGAGAGCAGGCCTCTGAGCCCAGATGTCAGAGAGAGCCCTTCGTTCTGCCCTGAGGTCGACACCGAGACCGTGCAGGCCGTGCAGTCCCTCACCCAGGAGGCTGAGCAGCATGACCAGGAGAGTCACGACCAGGAGAGTCACTTCCAGGACTGTGTGGAGACACAGGAGGCTTGCCGGAGCCTGCAGAGATACGCGCACATAGACCAAAGCCCCCAGATGGCCCCGCTGGACGACTGTCAGCAGTCCAACCACAGTAGCCCCATGTCTTCGGTCCATTCCCATCCCAGCCAGTCCGTCCGTTCGGTCAGCAGCCCGGCCGTCTCCGTCTTGGAGAGCGGCTATGCGCAGATCAGCCCCGAGCAGAGTGCCATCTCGATGCCGTCTCTGCAGAACATGGAGACGAGCCCCATGATGGACGTGCCCTCTGTGTCGGACCATTCGCAACAGCTCGTAGACAGCGGCTTCAGCGACCTCGGCAGCATCGAGAGCACGACGGAGAATTACGAGAACCCGAGCAGCTACGATTCGACCCTCGGGGGCAGCATTTGCGGGACAAACTCCTCCCAGAGTAGCTGCTCCTACAGCAACATCTCCTCCAGCGGTCTCTCGCAGAGCAGCTGCGCTGTGACCCAGCAGATGGCCGGCATCAACGGGAGCTGCAGTATGATTCAACAGAACAGCATGAGCTCTCCGCAGAGCTGCAGGGTCAAGTCCCCCCAGGGCTGTATTGTGGAAAGACCCCCGAGCAGCAGCCAGCACAGTCAGCACAGTCAGCACAGCCAGCATAGCCAGCACAGCCAGCacagccagcagcagctcccacAGTGCGCTATGCCCACCACGTTCTCCTCGCCGATGCAGCTAGCCGAAATTTCAGACGCAGGCAACCCGAACCTCGGCATCTACGAGCGAATGAGTCAGGGCGACTACGGCGGCAGGCACTACCCCCAGTCGTCAGCCACGTTCAGCCTGGCgaagctgcagcagctcacCAACACGCTCATGGAGCACCCGCTGCCCTTCGGCCACTCGTCCTCACCCATCACGTCCTATGCAAACAACGGCACCCTCTCGTCTCAGCTTGGCAACCCCGGCCTCGTGTCTCTCTCGCAGTCTCCTCACGCGGTCCCGGGGGGCCACCAAGCGCAGGCCACCatgacccctccccccaacctcACTCCTCCACCGATGATGCTGCAGCGCAACATGGCGTCGTCGAACATGGGCATCCCGTCCTCCCAGCGACTGCAGACGCAGATGGCGGCCAAGAGCCACATAGCCATGCGTTCCAAGTCCGTCCCCCTGTCGCATCACCAACAACAGATGTACGGACGGCCGCCCCAAGCTGTGCCCATGCAGGCCCCTGCCCGGACGCTGGCGATGCCACGCATGAACATGGGGGTGAACCTCATGCCCGCGCCGACCTACAACGTGAACTCCATGAACATGAACATGGCCCCGCTCAATGCCATGAATGGGTACAGGATGACGCAGCCCATGATGAACAGCAGCTACCACAGCAACCACGCCTACATGAACCAGTCCCCACAATACTCTATGCAGATGGGCATGATGGGGACGCAACCATATGCCCAGCAGCCCATGCAGGCCCCGCCCCACGGCAACATGATGTACACCCCAGCAAGCCACCACGGCTATATGAACGCGGGCATGTCCAAGCAGTCTTTAAATGGATCTTTCATGAGACGATAG